The segment GCTTTGTccctaaaaaaaaagtggtgATTCCTAGGAAATTGCTAATGACGTTgtctaataaaaattgtttgattcAACTAAATGTATCagtactttaaaaacaattgttcgGAGGTATAAACGCTTTCATCGAGGGAGACCAATggattgattattatattttgtattatttaatgtgGGATCACTTTTTATGATTATTGGATTGTTGGAAGGTTTAACTGTTTTTAGGTATAGGTCTTGGCTAGGAAGCCAAATTGTAAACTAAAATGCTGATTTATGCGATTAATCTTCCcagcaatttcatatttttttatatatctgtaTGCAGGATAtgaataaagacaaaaataacaGCCTTAAGAGGCCGGCGAACAAATTGGCAGCGGATCCTCAAATTACAAATTCTAATTGTTCGAGGTCAGGACTAGAGGAGAGCCACATGGAGGCCGCCCAGAAGTCAGCTGTATTTTTACTATAGAagaattgagtttttttgtttgtgtatgtgacttttatttacttcctaATCTTGTAGgtagtctggatggagatgccaacttTCTCTGCAGCCTTTTCAGCACTAACATCGGAGCAGAAAAATGTCATACgtgtggatttttttgttgttgttgtgatattttgaaacttagacccgtgggataaaaacaaaacttcaatctcttaataattatatatatattcaaaacttatttttttaattgttcaatgGTTTATCATGTAAATACGTTTTATCTTTAACCTTGTTCAACAACtgcgttataaaaaggatgttgcCTAACGGAGTGTTACCTAAAAGTGCATGGCGCTAACTTCAAAGATATTAGTGCCCTTATTAAGTATTTCAGGGGTGTTCACAGAGGTGAGTTAGAGGGGCTGTAACTCCCCcacccaaattaaagaatttttacttACTACAAGAAAGTTgtgtaattaacttttttttttcaagaaatttaatttcctgtgaATAGATTTggttttttcccattttttgtaaacaactttgaattttaaaaatacttagagtagagttgtggatttttgaaatttttttcacaaaaaaatttaataattgaaatttaatttttgaaaaattgtaatgtTGGGTAAACAGTTgtagttttttggaaaaaattaaaatttgaaatctttgtcctaaaaattaaactttttgtgaacagctgtgaatttttttgacAAGGCCTATGaatttatgtagttttttattttttgtccataGCTGtgggtatttgaaatttttttattaagaatttaatttttgaattttttttttaacatttttatcaacATCTAATCGAGCTAGCAAGGCAGTTTGGCTACTTTGTTTCAAGGCTTTAGTAACACAGGAGAAAAACGAGGGCCACGCGattaatatttgtcaaaatatatcttgattgataacaactttaattttgcaaaagatTTCAAGTAGTGTCccccaagtaaaaaaaaatattgctttggcggtatgataaaatttttttacttataataaaagtagactgcatgaaatattttttaattcgatTAAATTTTAGAGGTGCACCAATaaccatttttaattgaaaatgatataatatatattactatattaCTATGGCAACCAATtctaaacattcattttttatattttcaggaattatgtgtttaatattattcttgttAACTTACACTTCCTCGAAAAtaagttgttttaattttagttaataaGAAATACATGGTTACTAATCTAGAAATATAGCTTTAACGGCTTAAGAGAGACGAGTGAAAGTAGTGGCATACCTTTAATGGGATTCAAATCTTATGGGTACTATGGTGCACTAAGCACCccatgattttaaaattatttttatttcattatggcGGTATTGCAAAAGTGTTTTAtctcataaaaagtaattttgtaggaatttcataaattttggtAAACATTACCATGTTAAAAAATGggaatataacaaaatttatgttcattaactaaataaatgagataaaggctattaaaaatcataagaaatatattatccGTCGATACTTTCTTGAACAATACATAAGACATCACATAGCATTATTTGTTTTcgatgttaataaaaaaaatacttgattttttttcatatagtcAAAGTCCGAAATAAACACATTAAAGGTAAATAGAGGATCTACAAAGTGATAATCGTCACAGCTACTCATGTTTACTCAGAATTACATTAGATTTCTCCTATCCTATATGTTTCTACTACTTGTAAAACAATCTGgaaatgtttttctattttagcAACACCAATAAAGTCCAAGCTTTGTTTTATGCCACCATCTGCACATGCATGAATGACGGTAATGGAATTGATCTATGATTTGGAAGACacgaaatacaaaaaaattatccactGCGACCTTTTTGGTccataaattagtatttatgcCCAGTAGTGTATAGATGAGCCCTGAGTCGCATGAAACTAAATCTGCAAGTGTCGTAGATTGTGTTAGGtcaattagaaaaatttgatatccCAAAACTTGTACCAAAGcgatatgtatgtatgtgatgTCTGTCACCGAGTTCATATTTCATTACTATGAGCCTCTTAGCCATATTGTGTTGCTCAATTGATGGAGTTAAATCACTGATGAGGGCAAGTGGTACCATTTCTGAGTTTAAATTCTACAGATGACGAGATAGAACAGATATGACACGGTTTAGAATGATTACCATATATTGCTGGGATTTCTTGTACAGGCACAAATCATTCCAAGGAATATCCAAGACTGTGGTGTATGTATTCTGCTATGAACTATTGATTAACATACAAAATTGACAAAGACATGTATCTTCTAACTCTGATATTTGGTATAAATGGTTACAGGTGACAACGATAAGACATTGTTTTGTAAAAGaacaattttgattgaaattttttgacaaattgaaCTGCTTCATTTCTCCATTCTTTTACCGCAGTCTGTATTTCATCACTAAACTTAGATCAAAGAGTGTCAGCTTTTCTATGCAGAGGAGTTCTCACTTACAAAAATGTtaagaaatattcatagaatatatatagTAGAAAAACGCAGCAGGCCCAGACCTCTTTTAGCTTGTTAGGAGGGTTGGGCAGCTAAGaatcatcaaaatgaaaaattaaagatattttacataaacattAGGAGCTCTTTCCACAAAATCCATAAACTTCAAATGATTATTTACGACCACCAGTCTTCATTGATCTGTATCCCCGAAACTTGGCTAAATGATCATAAAAACTCCGAAATCATTCTAAACAACTATTTTCTAATTTCTCGAGCGGATCGCAACTCATCGACCAAATCAAGGGGGGTGGGGGCTATCTTCTCCTGCAATGATACAAGAGCTTTTAATCTCCAGGAACACTATCGTGAATTTTTTGAACTGAGTACGATTcaagttcaaaatttgaaatgcatGTGTGTATACAGATCCCCCAACTCCAAAAACATAAGTAACCTTGCACTCTCTTCTTTTATAAAGGGAATTAATAACTCAATTATAATGTGCAGGGACTTGAATATTCCTGCAGTTGACTGGAATACTCTGTCACCCTATTCCAACTCAGCAAATCTACTTATCCAGGCTTTCCTTGACTCCTTTCTCCACCAATACATCACTGAATCTACACACATCAAAGGAAACATATTAGATCTTGTCCTCTTTAATTCATCATGTAATATTAAGACCGAGGTCATGAAGGAGTTGTCCCTCTCAGGTCACTATCCCATTGTTATTGATGCTTATTACATCGTCTATTTGAAAAAACCACATGAGTCACCAACGTACACTCTAGATTTTAAAACACATAGCAATCCAAACAAGCTTGTTATCCATTGACTGGGTTTCACTATTCTCCGCCTGAATATCTCCAAGAACATGGTACCAGGTGTAGAGGATATGTGGTCTAAATTTCGTGATATGCTTTACTCCCTAATTGATAAGTACATTCCCAACATAAAATCTCATAATAATAAGGGCTCTCCAAGGACTAATCGGAGCATCATCTTGTTAGCAAAGAAGAAAAGATAAGTCAATACCAAAAATTCCTATTTCCTCAGAACTTATGAAAGTATAAAGCTCTCCAAAATTATGTTAAACTTCGGGTGCCTTCGAGTAGActtaaattttaagatatattgttagctaactttgataaaaacaacatcaagcctgttttcttttatatgaaacaCAAATCGGGGCTGCTCAATAAGGCTTTTAACGAATTTGAGTTTGATGACGGTACTCGAAGGACCGATGATCATAgcattacaattttttcaacGACTTCTTTCACTGAGCTTACTTAACAGATTCTGAGACTCCTTACATTTATCAACCACTCCCACAGAACCGTCCTCGCCTGTCCAGGATTTTCTTTGCAGAATCAGTTATCCTAAAAAAGCAATTTCCTCCCTCCTTTCTTATCAGGTCGCGATGGTATTTGTGCTTTCTTCTTGAAGAAGCTTAGTAATGTTATTTACTTCCCTCTTACAATGATATTCAACAAGTTGATGCAGGAGGGAGTGGTGCCGTTTGACTGGAAATGCTCTAATATTATCCCGATACACAAGAAAGGAACCCATAAGGATGTTCGTAATTACCGACCAATTTCCATCACAAGCCAGATCTCTCGACTAATGGACAAGCTAATCAATTCtgaatagagatttttttttttgaaaaacagaaTTTGATATCTCCTAGACAACATGGATTCTGAAGTGGAAGGTCTTGTGTTACACACCTGTTATCATTATGGGATGATGTCGCTCGAAGTAGGGACTCCTCACTGAATGCATATGTTTTATACTTTGATTTCAGCAATGCGTTCGACAAGGTGCTGCATGGTGGCCTCAAACACAAACTATATTGCATTGGGATTGAGGATGAACTGTTGCAGTGGATTTAATCTTGGCTCAGAAATCGAGAACAGCACGTTCTAATAAACGGCATTGGATCATCTTCAATAGGTGTCCCATCCTCTGTACCTCAGGGTAGTGTCAATCGACCTACTCTCTTCTCTGTGTATATTAATGACCTGTGTGACAACCTCAGATCCAGAATATATAGGACGACACAAAGCTTGTTTGTAACTCAGAAGAGGAGGCCAAACATGACCTCAGAGAATTTCTGAGTTGGAGCGACTGATGGAGAGTTCCTGTAAATCTTGAGAAGAGCTCTTTTATGATTTGGGGGCGGTGCTATTGACCTTGGTGTGCTGACATattctaatatgaaattcagcactcacatataaaatattatttgaaaagcaAACAAACCGCTTGGATTTGTGAAAAGGAGTTTTAAAACCCAAAATATGAAGCTGATGAAGAAGCTTTATAAAGCATATGTTatgctttttttaaactatgctTCTCAGTTGTGGAATCCAATGTATAGAAAAGAAATCAGAGCTCGTGAAAATGTACAGAAACGCTTTATGAAGATGGTACGCGGCAATATATCCTATGAGGTTAGTTTACATATAGTTGGGCTGTGGTCACTTGAAAAGTGAAAGAAACTTCAGGATGtggttatgatgtttaaagttattaatgaaCTGACTCATTGTAATATCAAGTGCAAAGTATGTAGGAAGGTGTGCAACACTAGGTTGTCTTtccgatttttacttagttcagccATTGGCGCATACTAATTACCTCcaacatagcttttttaatcgAACTGTACGGATATGAAACAGTCTCTCCGAAGAGGTGAGGAGAATGTCTTCACTTTGCAgttttaagagacttttaaaaaataatccacattTACTTTAATCTCACACCACATTACATCatttgattttatcattttatttcattagattttatcatattgtttaattatactttatcgtaatgttttattatattttatcatgagtcgaCAATATTGGGCTTTTTTTAGCCACTAATCGAAacagaccaaataaataaataaattttgaagacaTATACTTCGGGGGATTTCTACGTTTCTATTTTCAGGTCTTTGAATATCTGCGTCCGCATCACCTCCCCAATATGATGAGGGTATACTCCCCAGAGTAACAACCGTCTTAAGACTTGTTGAAGAAAATACCAGCAACATTAACGCAGCCTGGGTTAGAGGCATTTGAGTCAAACACCCTTGATACAactgatttttcacatttctatAGATTCAGCATTTCTATACTATTCTCAATTATAATGTTTCCTAGCGTCGGTCAGTGCCTATTTTGCAAGATGGAATCTCACGAAGCTTCGTTCATATCACGGATCTTTACAGGCAGCCACTCTTCATTAACAATCTTATGTGCAAAAGTGTCTGTATGTTTTGTATCCCACTGAAgtgatgcaatttttttttcacttgacTCTCTTAAGCCGCTAAAACCATATTTCACCATATTTCTAGTTTAGTAACCATGtgtttattattaactataactaaaactatatattttcgAGGAAGTGCgagttatcaaaaataatattaaaaacataatgattgaaaacaaacaaaaatgaatgtttggCGTTAGTTGCCATAGTAATATAaccatatactataatattatcatttcagAATGCTTCATGTAGCAccagtaaaatttattttaatttaaaaatatttcatacggtatttttataatttaggtaaaacatttttaatcatagcgccaattcaatattttttacaatatatcacCCGTATGTCaagtttatttcaatattactcAAGTACTAACTATGCACCTTCCATTAACTCACCTTTTTAATtcagacaataaaaaaaaataccataactTATGTCTGAAAAGgacataaaatgattaaatgatgccatctgtggtatcataaaaagtgacatctttTGCGaggaaaatgtattaataagatAATGAATCTACTCAATCTAACATGTACCTTTCGTCACTTAGCTTTATACCTCTGTTCCTTCatacttagaaaaaaataaatttattaatgagtAAGAAGCACAATAGTTTACATATAATGACTTTTATCAAAGTTaccaagaaatacttttttttacagtgACGAAGACGGTGACGATTACAGTGAAcgtaatttaagaaatatatatataagttggtATAAGCAAGATATGAATGCACTGCCTAATTTTTCctcctttatttttactattctgACGAATCATTTAGAAAGTTGCAttgtaatttatagttatatccagagttgcataaaatgctatttaaaaagGGGACTGGATTTTGGCATGAGTTACCTGAGTCAGGGAGAGAGCGCCCTGccttaatatttgtttttatttattataagtatcttttattctttttcatcttCAATTCACCATCACAAAGTCAGTAAAGTCCAACAGTAGATCAGTGTTGCCAAAGATTAGGGAATAACTTGTGGGAAAGGATATCTTGCCTTAGACGAGAAGGTAGATCCAGACATTACCTATTTTCCATGGACACAGACAATGAGGAATTGTACTCGGAACCAGAAAAACCGGGAGCAGGATGACTCGACACTAGAAAGACCCACATGAGGACTTGGACTTTTCCTAAACACTGAAAAGATAGACTCAAATACAGCTCAGAATATTGGACCTTCACTCTTTTCTTTAGTTAGGGCTTTGGACAAAGTATATATCATGTGGGCACAATCAAAAAAAGACTTTGGAGTTCCTGGACGACATTAAGGCTGTCATCCGAAATTATCCTACAATCAGCATGAAGAGGCTTTCTCATAATTATAAGTGGGGCCCAAATACCATATGTGATGTAATCAGTGGCTTCATCTTATGTCTATAgaatgtgtaaatattttttgacaagaaGCTCAAAACCATGAAATAGTACCGAAACGCCCATAACACCTTCTACTTAGACTACTGACTTGATAACATGCCCCGTATTAAAGCCACAAAGCATCCTGTCTCTGTCATGATGCAGTGGGTCGTTGCATCTGATGGCAAAATAATACCACCTTTTTGGTTTACTTAGGTCCTCAAGATTGGCGCCAAGAAGTCCCTGGAGACTTTATAATGGTCACATTAACTTAGCTGGGTTCAAACTATCCTCAGAGCACCATGTTTGGAAGTAGATTTGGGTACCCGGGCACAAGGGCAAGACAACCCAGGCCAGACTTTAACACCTTGGACTACGGCATTTGAATGCCGTCGAGAAGAAGGTATGTGAAATCCTGCTCTCTTGTGTTCAAAATTTGAAGGATTCTTTTGGGAAAGAATGTGCTTATATGTTCATGGACTATGTCAAAACACATGTAAGTCGATCAAGCCCCTGATTGAGACCATGATTTCCGCTGATGGGGGtcactttggaaaaaaattatatatgtatgtttatataggTTTTAGAAAGTTAAACTCTTTGTCCTTTTTGAGACACATGGGAGAAAATTTTCTCAATCTGCTTCCCCATATTGTAGATTaacctttatattatatttgtataagtaGACAACTTGTTTAATTTGTtcgtaaaaatgtatattaggtCATTTTTGATTAAGTAAATAACATGCACTTCTATATTATTGTTAGGTCATCATCAGCTATTACGATAATTTTAatagttcataaaaaatattgatatttaatatatataaatctaacaAAACATTCCTTGATAAAAACTATAAACTTTAACAGgagaaataatatctttttcttttctttttgaaaattttttaagcATCACATAAacttttatgataaattataataattatctgtTCTTTTTGGATTGTGTCAATGGATTcgaattcatttttgttatttgttcgGTTAAGGAAAGGGAAAAAAGGGATTGAAGGGAGGTGGTTTAAATGTATCCATATAGGTCTTCATGGCCGTAGGGTTCATCACTTCGCTTTTGCAATCGTCCCTTTAAAATTAAGTATgatattaaagtatattaatatattatttactaaaaaacaacaacttacgAGTAGGTAAGGCTCAAAATCTTCCATAACTTGCTCTTGACTTAATAAAGGATCCGATCTCTTACGTCCACatccttttgaataaaaaaattatatatacgagaaataacacattataatatCATCTTTGTATGTGTGTAAAAGTGTTGGAAATTTCAAAAGGGAGATAGTCTTTGAAAAAGGGAAGATACTCttaaggaaattaaatatttgtcgctgacatattatttttcttcctgtctttgatgaaaaataaagacCAAATACAATGGTATAGAATAATAGTCGTACTCACCCGTAAAAGCATTACAAAATGGCCGTTTTTGAAGATGGTTATAATACAAGTTTTCTGCATGAGGTGAAATACTCTGTtagtaaagaaagaaattaaattaaaatgagaaTGACAAACTcttgaaacaaacaaacagattttataatatttaaaaattataattggttGTTGATACAACAAACAGACGAAGAaggatgacaaaaaaatacaatatatactgCGATTTAAAGGCTCTTATCAAATCAAAGTgcgttaaattaattatgtttaaagaCTATATCTCGAGACCTATATCAAGATTCTAATTATGTATTGCTGCCCTTACTACGTTGGGCTGGATAAATCCCAAATAGAcggaaaaatcattttaatatcatgtaggtattatattttttctccatctcCAATGTCAAGTTATTATTcatcaagtattttttattttattcgaatcgtacttaatttttttccgaattattaaaaaatttgaaaatgtttcctATACGTTCTTATTGGTTATCTACACAATGATGatttatgaatgatttaaaaaagaagctgATGAAAGGGGATGTGTCTTATTCTGCATTAAGTTGcaaactttcctccaaaataaaacagaaaaaatgcccaaaatttaTTGGTAGTTACCCAATTCTTCCTAACTGTTGAgctataataaaagtttttgagaattGCTTATAGCTTAACAataccaaaatataattaaaccaatcaacgttcagaatgcTCATAACAAGAAAAGATACAGAAACATCCacatttgacaataaaaaaatagtataatttttattctatcaAATGCAACAAGTATGAAGCTATGAGCAAGTGAAGTTTACTGTTATTAAGTATGATACCTTTCAAAAAACAGTTGTGGATATGTTGAAAGTGTCtttaaaaacgcatttatttacataatttagtCGCAAAAACATAGTGAGATATTGTTACTAGGAAATTGATCACTTGTGTTGCAACAAAAatcctattaaaaaagtttattgaagCAAGGATGTTGACTTTTTAAtgatgtgttttatttattttatatttgaatgctATGGGGATTGTGTctcacataataaaatttatttaatttctgctACTAATTCCTTCTTTACTTGAAAGTttgcaatttctaaatataatgtttaaaaaatgtgatttgaaTATGATTTTGGGAATTACAGTCCAAGATATCAACTTACGCGTTGGGAAATGGAAGCCGTAGATACAAGCACAATAAGACTAAGGCACAAAGCGAGTACTCcggataaattcatttttgaggcTGCACAATTCAAGATGAGAAATCCAACTGTGGTTTTGAGAGTAACAACTGGTTATTTATATACTCAGACTCTAAAGTGCCCTGCTGTTCCGCAAATAAACAACACCCATTAATCCGTGGTATTCACtataaatgactttttcaatGTGTTATTAAATGCTTCTTTCGTATCAATtacaacaaaaatcataaaagtatttatgagGGTCATTTCCCACTGGGGATCAtacgtatatattttgatacttataCACTTGATTTATGTAGGATTTTTTCCCATACTAAgccttttattgaaaaagtagtaatttcatatatataatggCCGTATGTTGatcttttaaacaaaacaatcttTATCTTACAGCATTCCTTTTGTAAGTTAATAGAGGTGTCaacaaggggtgggctggagggcctGTAACCCTCGCCCCTAAACTAAGgaattattcaatttgtattaaaaaatttaatattgcatttttttttgaaaaatataaaaatttaaatttaatttaatttttcaaaaaatgacaaaattgaaattttattttatttttcaaatatttttctaaaaaattaaattttctgtgaataactatggatttttaaattttgctcggcataatttaatatttgttattttttctcacaaatttgtatatttcaaattcagtttattaatttttttaggaaaaatttaatatctgtttttttttcaaaaaattttatatttgaaatttaacttttaaaattgtattccaaaaaatttagtttttattgaattactgtgaaatttttgaaatttatttcc is part of the Lepeophtheirus salmonis chromosome 14, UVic_Lsal_1.4, whole genome shotgun sequence genome and harbors:
- the CCAP gene encoding cardioactive peptide: MNLSGVLALCLSLIVLVSTASISQRSISPHAENLYYNHLQKRPFCNAFTGCGRKRSDPLLSQEQVMEDFEPYLLGRLQKRSDEPYGHEDLYGYI